One genomic region from Bacteroidales bacterium encodes:
- a CDS encoding type II toxin-antitoxin system HicA family toxin has product MKKRRTCLSSSVSTRFQLRHEQQTTIVKVKLLEKVLLYLGFEIKRQKGSHVFYRHPDGRYTTLPHHGNQEISRSLLRQILREIELSPEEFNEVLKKL; this is encoded by the coding sequence ATAAAGAAAAGAAGAACCTGCCTGAGTTCATCTGTATCCACCAGATTTCAGTTAAGGCATGAGCAACAAACTACTATTGTTAAAGTAAAACTTCTGGAAAAGGTACTTCTTTACCTGGGTTTTGAAATCAAACGACAAAAAGGCAGCCACGTTTTTTACCGGCATCCTGACGGTAGATATACTACCTTACCCCATCATGGTAATCAAGAAATCAGTAGATCATTACTAAGACAAATTCTCAGAGAAATCGAATTATCACCAGAAGAATTCAATGAGGTGTTAAAAAAGCTTTAG
- a CDS encoding type II toxin-antitoxin system HicB family antitoxin, translating to MKNYHFTAEITKDPEINQYIGVVPGLPGAHSQAPTLDQLYKNLQEVIQLCLDEMTDKEKKNLPEFICIHQISVKA from the coding sequence ATGAAAAACTATCATTTCACTGCAGAAATAACTAAGGATCCGGAAATAAACCAATACATAGGCGTTGTACCCGGATTACCCGGAGCCCATAGCCAGGCACCAACTCTTGATCAACTCTATAAAAACCTTCAGGAAGTAATTCAACTATGCCTTGATGAAATGACAGATAAAGAAAAGAAGAACCTGCCTGAGTTCATCTGTATCCACCAGATTTCAGTTAAGGCATGA